A window of Sagittula sp. P11 genomic DNA:
ATCTCCTCCGACATGCTGACCACGCCGCACCCCAAAATCCTGCGCGCGCAGGAGATGTGCCTGTCGGAGTTCGAGGTGGCCAACGCCCTGCGCGACCTGCGGCAGGCGATCGACGCGCTCGACGAGGACGCCGCCCGCGCCGTCATCGCGAAATGGGTCGAAAGCGCGGATGCAGGCCGCGTCGCAAAGCAGAGCGTCTAGGCGGCCTGTCCCGGCAGCGACAATGGTATATGCGGGGCGCGGGACAGGATCGCCCTGCCCGACCGTCCTTCAGCGGCCCGGAATCTCGCCGCGACGGGTCTTGGGCGTCCAGTCGTCAATGATCCCGACCGCCTCTTCCGCCGTCTCGACAAAGCGGAACAAGTCCAGATCCTGCGCAGAGATGGTCCCGGCCTCGGCCAGCGCCTCCCAGTTGATGATCTTTTCCCAGAAGGCCCGCCCGAACAGCAGGAAGGGCACCGGGGTCATGCGCCCGGTCTGGATCAAAGTCAGCGCCTCGAACAGCTCGTCCAGCGTCCCGAACCCGCCCGGGAACACGCAGACCGCCCGCGCGCGCATCAGGAAGTGCATCTTGCGGATCGCGAAGTAGTGGAAGTTGAAAGCCAGGTCCGGCGTCACGTAGCTGTTCGGCGCCTGTTCGAACGGCAGCACGATGTTCAGCCCGATGGAAACGCCGCCCTCGTCCGCCGCGCCGCGGTTGCCGGCCTCCATCACGCCCGGGCCGCCGCCCGTGGCCACGACCCAGTCGCGGTTGCCGGTCGCCAGAGCCTTCTTCGTCATCAGCCGGGCAAAGCTGCGCGCCTCGTCGTAGAAATGCGACAGTTCCGCCAGCGTCTGCGTGCGGGCGGTGTCCTTCTCGGACGGGGCGGGAATGCGCGCGCCGCCGAACAGCACCACGGTGGAGTCGATCTGATGCTCGTCCATCAGCATCTCGTACTTCAGCAGTTCAAGCTGAAGCCGGACCGGGCGCAGTTCGTCCTTGGCGAGGAAGTCCTCGTCCGCAAAGGCCAGCCGGTAGCTGGGCGATGTCGATTGCGGCGTCTGCGGGACGTGGCGGGCGGTGTCCAGGTCGGTGCCCGCATCGCGGAGCGAACTGCGGCGGTCGTCGGTCATGCGCTATGCTCTCCTTGGCCCCGGCACCCGTTGCGGCAGGGTGGCGTCGGTCCGTGTTGTGCCTTTCTGTCCAGACCTATAGCGTCCGCCCGGAAAG
This region includes:
- a CDS encoding LOG family protein; its protein translation is MTDDRRSSLRDAGTDLDTARHVPQTPQSTSPSYRLAFADEDFLAKDELRPVRLQLELLKYEMLMDEHQIDSTVVLFGGARIPAPSEKDTARTQTLAELSHFYDEARSFARLMTKKALATGNRDWVVATGGGPGVMEAGNRGAADEGGVSIGLNIVLPFEQAPNSYVTPDLAFNFHYFAIRKMHFLMRARAVCVFPGGFGTLDELFEALTLIQTGRMTPVPFLLFGRAFWEKIINWEALAEAGTISAQDLDLFRFVETAEEAVGIIDDWTPKTRRGEIPGR